The following proteins are encoded in a genomic region of Comamonas resistens:
- a CDS encoding DsbE family thiol:disulfide interchange protein has protein sequence MNRFLWPLGGFFVLVSFLAIGLTLKPSEVPSPLINKPAPHFSLPQLEDPDRTFSPESMMGKVWVLNVWASWCAPCLEEHPVITEMARRHAVSIVGMSYKDVPQNAIAWLRRNGNAFATTISDTHGTVGIDFGVYGVPETYVIDKSGVIRYKHVGAIHEEEMRNEILPLVRELEK, from the coding sequence ATGAACCGCTTCCTGTGGCCGCTGGGCGGCTTCTTTGTATTGGTCTCGTTCCTGGCGATTGGCCTGACGCTCAAACCCAGCGAGGTGCCGTCGCCATTGATCAATAAACCCGCACCGCACTTTAGCCTTCCGCAATTGGAAGATCCAGACAGAACTTTCTCGCCTGAAAGCATGATGGGGAAAGTCTGGGTGCTGAACGTGTGGGCTTCTTGGTGCGCGCCTTGTCTTGAAGAACATCCTGTCATTACAGAAATGGCCCGCAGGCATGCAGTTTCCATTGTCGGCATGAGCTACAAAGACGTTCCCCAAAATGCCATCGCTTGGCTGCGGCGCAATGGAAATGCCTTTGCAACGACCATCTCCGATACACATGGGACCGTCGGCATTGACTTCGGCGTTTATGGCGTACCGGAAACCTATGTGATCGATAAGTCTGGCGTCATTCGCTACAAGCACGTCGGGGCGATTCATGAAGAGGAAATGCGCAACGAGATTCTGCCTTTGGTACGGGAACTTGAGAAATGA
- a CDS encoding cytochrome c-type biogenesis protein codes for MRPWRLALLFFFLTATAWASDQAAEDRMLHIASDLRCLVCQNESIAASQAGLAADLRQQIREQIHAGKSDDDIRAYMVDRYGDFVLYRPPLKPTTMLLWFGPFLLLALGFLVFAVSLRNRNRKSKDVALSEAERRKADALLAPANNVQDES; via the coding sequence ATGAGACCTTGGCGACTGGCATTGTTATTCTTTTTTCTCACTGCTACTGCCTGGGCCAGCGACCAGGCGGCAGAAGATCGCATGCTGCACATCGCGTCCGATTTGCGTTGCCTGGTATGCCAGAACGAGTCGATCGCAGCGTCACAGGCTGGTCTTGCCGCTGATTTGCGTCAACAGATACGCGAACAGATTCACGCAGGGAAAAGCGACGATGACATCAGAGCTTATATGGTGGATCGGTACGGTGATTTCGTGCTTTATCGGCCGCCATTGAAGCCGACAACGATGTTGCTTTGGTTCGGCCCTTTCCTTCTGCTTGCCCTCGGCTTTCTGGTTTTCGCTGTGAGCTTGCGCAACCGAAACCGCAAGTCGAAGGATGTCGCGCTCAGCGAAGCAGAGCGCAGAAAGGCAGACGCGCTTTTGGCTCCTGCAAACAATGTTCAGGATGAATCATGA
- the ccmI gene encoding c-type cytochrome biogenesis protein CcmI: MSLVFVILASVLVGGISLWLFVVLRRGGHGTNDLVAPDRVNVAVLRDQLAELETDHINGTLSVDELADAKSELQRRALDETVPHLSSTGPPAGSKRAAIAVAVLLPIATVLTYSYLGNPAAINPPPQVRSAGTMTEADIQAMVASLQARLAQHPDDPEGWLMLARSYRYFGDDEKAVDAFIRANNLVQNDPQALSEYAESLSKIRSSSFEGEPTRLLERALELDPNAALALTLAGAAAVQRRDYQTAIEHWKKLLEMMPPDSEAAKIVAAGIERAQSEQEELDRPEEPSAQP; the protein is encoded by the coding sequence ATGAGCCTGGTTTTCGTTATTCTGGCGTCGGTACTCGTTGGGGGCATCTCACTGTGGCTGTTCGTGGTCCTGCGGCGTGGTGGACATGGCACGAACGACCTGGTGGCGCCGGACAGGGTGAACGTTGCAGTATTGCGGGATCAATTGGCAGAACTGGAGACGGACCACATCAATGGCACGTTGTCGGTCGATGAACTGGCCGATGCGAAATCCGAATTGCAGCGGCGAGCGCTCGATGAAACTGTCCCGCACCTGTCGAGCACGGGGCCGCCGGCTGGAAGCAAGCGTGCGGCTATCGCTGTCGCCGTTCTGTTGCCCATTGCGACGGTCCTCACCTATTCGTACTTGGGGAATCCGGCCGCCATCAACCCGCCACCACAGGTTCGTAGCGCGGGCACGATGACGGAAGCAGATATACAGGCAATGGTTGCCTCCCTGCAGGCGCGACTCGCCCAGCACCCCGATGATCCTGAAGGCTGGCTGATGTTGGCGCGCTCCTACCGTTACTTCGGCGACGATGAGAAAGCCGTCGATGCCTTCATCCGCGCCAACAACCTTGTCCAGAACGATCCACAGGCGTTATCGGAGTACGCGGAGTCGCTGTCCAAAATTCGAAGTTCCAGCTTTGAGGGAGAGCCCACGCGCCTTCTTGAGCGTGCATTGGAGCTCGACCCCAATGCGGCTCTAGCTCTTACATTGGCCGGCGCCGCTGCGGTGCAGCGGCGGGACTATCAAACCGCCATTGAGCACTGGAAGAAGCTGCTTGAGATGATGCCGCCTGATTCTGAGGCGGCAAAAATCGTGGCGGCCGGGATTGAACGGGCTCAGTCGGAGCAGGAGGAACTCGACCGACCAGAAGAGCCCAGCGCACAACCTTAA
- the dsbD gene encoding protein-disulfide reductase DsbD — protein MAFYRRVVATFLLCCCAVGSAWADGLFSSQGSNERQFLDVAKVFTLDPAQQLSDSFSVIGHVAEGYYVYRHAIKLVDAQGHDVSLTLPTGTAKHDEFFGDTEIYTGDVLKLRFPANATGPLTLHWQGCAEAGICYPPQTMDVDVPAMAAVTSTSGDGSVQGSSAMVAESSNPASVGGVADMAEDQAVAHRLAALGPVWGTLLFFGFGLLLAFTPCSLPMVPIISTMVVGSQAKPRRAFFLSMSYVLAMAGTYAAVGVAAGLAGANLQATLQSPWLLGAFAALFLVLASSLFGLFELQIPSALINRVESAGRNRSGGSIPGAAALGFLSALLVGPCMTAPLAGALLYIGQTGSEVYGGLALFALGLGMGLPLLAIAVFGARILPRPGAWMDRVCVAFGYVMVGMAVMMLARFLPGTVSLVLWGAWVLSMAIGLIAWGQAVAAKHRLAWTLRSGAVFAGLWSILMLVGAASGGDSVLQPLAHLRGGSTSMAPAEGGIAFAQAKSIEDVDAHLAQAASRDQWTLIDIYADWCVSCHVIERNVFGDPAVASRLARMQVLRPDVTRNDATDQALLKRWGVMGPPTLILVGPDGKERRDLRVVGEIDARAFLDHLDKAGA, from the coding sequence TTGGCTTTTTATCGGCGCGTAGTTGCGACCTTTCTACTGTGTTGTTGTGCAGTCGGCAGTGCGTGGGCCGATGGCCTGTTTTCCTCCCAGGGCAGTAATGAGCGGCAATTTCTGGACGTTGCAAAGGTCTTCACGCTGGACCCTGCGCAGCAACTGAGCGATTCGTTCTCGGTCATCGGGCATGTCGCTGAGGGCTACTACGTTTATCGCCACGCCATCAAATTGGTTGATGCGCAAGGCCATGACGTCAGCCTGACCCTTCCGACAGGGACTGCCAAGCATGATGAGTTCTTTGGCGATACAGAGATCTATACGGGTGATGTGCTCAAGCTGCGCTTTCCCGCCAATGCCACCGGGCCACTGACACTCCATTGGCAGGGGTGCGCGGAAGCAGGTATCTGTTATCCCCCACAGACGATGGACGTGGATGTGCCGGCCATGGCGGCAGTCACATCCACGTCTGGCGACGGTTCCGTACAGGGAAGTTCCGCCATGGTCGCAGAGTCCTCCAATCCGGCAAGCGTGGGAGGTGTTGCCGACATGGCCGAGGATCAAGCGGTAGCGCACCGGCTCGCAGCTCTTGGCCCCGTCTGGGGAACGCTGCTGTTCTTTGGTTTCGGATTGCTGCTGGCTTTCACGCCATGCTCGCTGCCAATGGTTCCCATCATTTCCACCATGGTCGTGGGCAGCCAGGCGAAGCCACGGCGGGCATTCTTCCTCTCTATGTCCTATGTCCTGGCCATGGCTGGCACCTACGCTGCGGTGGGTGTGGCCGCAGGCCTAGCCGGCGCCAACCTGCAGGCCACACTGCAATCGCCTTGGCTGCTGGGGGCGTTTGCAGCCTTATTCCTCGTCCTGGCAAGTTCATTGTTCGGCCTGTTCGAGTTGCAGATACCCTCGGCCCTGATCAATCGCGTGGAATCCGCTGGCAGAAACCGCTCGGGCGGTAGCATCCCCGGCGCGGCTGCCCTAGGCTTCCTCTCGGCGCTGCTGGTCGGCCCATGCATGACCGCTCCATTGGCAGGCGCATTGTTGTACATCGGGCAGACCGGCAGCGAGGTCTATGGCGGCTTGGCATTGTTCGCGCTGGGCTTGGGTATGGGATTGCCCCTGCTGGCCATCGCCGTGTTCGGTGCTCGTATCCTGCCGCGTCCTGGTGCGTGGATGGACCGTGTGTGCGTTGCATTCGGCTACGTCATGGTGGGCATGGCCGTGATGATGCTGGCGCGCTTCCTACCCGGTACGGTGAGCCTGGTGCTCTGGGGAGCATGGGTTTTGTCGATGGCAATTGGCCTGATTGCCTGGGGCCAGGCCGTTGCAGCGAAGCATCGACTGGCATGGACGCTACGGTCCGGGGCTGTCTTCGCCGGCTTGTGGTCCATCCTGATGCTGGTCGGCGCTGCATCCGGTGGCGACTCTGTGTTGCAGCCGCTGGCACACCTGCGCGGCGGGTCGACTTCGATGGCACCTGCAGAGGGCGGCATTGCTTTCGCGCAGGCGAAATCGATCGAAGACGTGGATGCGCATTTGGCGCAGGCGGCCTCACGTGACCAATGGACTCTGATCGACATCTACGCCGACTGGTGCGTCAGTTGCCACGTGATCGAGCGCAACGTATTCGGCGATCCGGCTGTCGCGTCCCGGCTGGCCCGCATGCAGGTGCTGCGGCCAGACGTGACACGCAATGATGCGACCGACCAGGCTCTGCTCAAGCGTTGGGGCGTCATGGGGCCACCCACGCTCATTCTGGTCGGCCCGGACGGCAAGGAACGCCGGGATCTCCGCGTGGTGGGTGAAATTGATGCGCGCGCCTTCCTCGATCATCTGGACAAGGCGGGCGCGTGA
- a CDS encoding TlpA disulfide reductase family protein, translated as MIGVGPFSVQVVAVFAAVLLAWMVARLVAKRLPDSPYKATGGMLLDAVFLGGVVARLGYIAQWWEEYAQSPMSMIFIGDQGFSLWVGVLAALAFIWWRTRSIRALRRPLLMGVTAGLLAWSAAVGVLGLLQRSAPPLPALTLATLDEKPVVLNSYTGRPVVLNLWASWCPPCRREMPVFEQAQAQYPDISFVMVNQGESAQQARAFLDAENLQLKDVLLDPASKTMQAVASRGLPTTLFFDEHGRLVDTHLGELSMASLKSTVSRRFAPSQQIKTDKE; from the coding sequence ATGATCGGCGTCGGTCCTTTTTCCGTCCAGGTCGTTGCCGTCTTCGCCGCCGTGCTGCTGGCTTGGATGGTGGCTCGCCTCGTTGCCAAGCGGCTGCCCGACTCGCCGTACAAGGCGACCGGCGGAATGCTTCTTGACGCTGTGTTTTTGGGGGGTGTCGTTGCTCGCCTTGGCTACATCGCGCAGTGGTGGGAGGAGTACGCGCAGTCGCCAATGTCCATGATTTTCATCGGCGACCAAGGCTTCTCTCTTTGGGTAGGTGTCCTGGCAGCACTGGCATTCATTTGGTGGCGCACCCGTTCGATCCGGGCGTTGCGCCGTCCTCTACTAATGGGAGTTACAGCCGGACTTTTGGCATGGTCTGCCGCAGTTGGCGTGCTTGGTCTATTGCAGCGCTCAGCACCGCCATTGCCGGCCTTGACCCTTGCCACGCTCGACGAAAAGCCTGTCGTCCTGAATTCCTATACCGGGCGGCCAGTCGTGCTCAACCTCTGGGCTTCGTGGTGTCCGCCATGCCGTCGAGAGATGCCGGTGTTCGAGCAGGCGCAAGCGCAGTATCCCGACATCTCTTTCGTCATGGTCAACCAGGGAGAGAGCGCTCAGCAGGCGCGCGCCTTCCTTGACGCCGAAAACTTGCAGCTCAAGGACGTGCTGCTTGACCCGGCCTCCAAGACCATGCAGGCGGTGGCATCAAGAGGCCTGCCCACCACCTTGTTCTTCGATGAGCACGGACGCTTGGTGGATACACATCTGGGCGAACTCTCGATGGCCAGTCTCAAAAGCACGGTGTCGCGCCGTTTCGCGCCATCCCAACAGATCAAGACAGATAAGGAGTAA
- the dsbG gene encoding thiol:disulfide interchange protein DsbG codes for MFAQRSHIHFLLAASLMLVTGCSQAESADKPPALKALEDQGLTVTQEFKVGGGLRAFAAVAGDRPIAVYITSDGNAIMGTRLNAKGEPMDEADLEKLAAKPVSDKEWSQLQASTWVLDGKKDAPRVIYTFSDANCPYCHRFWEASRPWVDSGKVQLRHILVGIIKEDSPAKAAAILGAPDQTAALVMNEQRYGQGGITPVKSVPADVSKILDDNLALMMNTGFRGTPGIVVRGPNGVLKKYNGMPQGAQLGEVLGPR; via the coding sequence ATGTTTGCACAGCGCTCGCACATTCATTTCCTACTCGCTGCCAGCCTCATGTTAGTCACCGGATGCAGTCAGGCGGAATCTGCTGACAAGCCGCCTGCTTTGAAGGCTCTGGAAGACCAGGGTCTGACCGTCACGCAGGAATTCAAGGTGGGTGGCGGACTGCGCGCCTTCGCCGCAGTCGCAGGCGACCGACCGATTGCCGTGTACATCACGAGCGATGGCAACGCCATCATGGGAACCCGCCTGAACGCCAAGGGCGAACCGATGGACGAAGCGGACCTGGAGAAGCTGGCAGCCAAGCCGGTCAGCGATAAGGAATGGTCACAGCTCCAGGCGTCTACCTGGGTGCTGGACGGCAAGAAAGACGCGCCGCGCGTCATCTACACCTTCAGCGATGCGAACTGCCCCTATTGCCATCGTTTCTGGGAAGCTTCACGCCCCTGGGTGGATTCCGGTAAGGTCCAGTTGCGGCACATTCTGGTTGGGATTATCAAGGAAGACAGTCCGGCCAAAGCGGCTGCCATCCTTGGTGCGCCTGACCAGACAGCGGCATTGGTGATGAACGAGCAGCGGTATGGCCAGGGTGGGATCACACCAGTCAAGAGCGTCCCTGCGGATGTGAGCAAGATCCTTGATGACAACCTGGCTCTCATGATGAACACCGGCTTTCGTGGAACGCCTGGCATTGTTGTACGCGGCCCGAATGGTGTGCTCAAGAAATACAACGGCATGCCGCAAGGGGCGCAATTGGGTGAAGTGCTCGGGCCGCGCTGA
- a CDS encoding DUF302 domain-containing protein, with translation MFINHRSLAGLILGLTCLLVAVPAVAETHWPKDGWKVIDTSQSYSELLANLKKAVSANELNVIYEVGPTEAAAKRGIHIPGIRVVGVFNNKFAVDIFRLSVLAMIEVTIRFYVTERDEGHATLSWVEPSLVLAPYVGDVGSSDDANTLRQKAEELDACFSRIASETVQGK, from the coding sequence ATGTTCATTAACCATCGTTCGCTTGCTGGCCTGATTCTTGGGCTGACGTGTTTGCTTGTTGCTGTACCGGCGGTTGCAGAAACCCATTGGCCCAAGGACGGCTGGAAAGTCATTGATACAAGTCAAAGCTATTCGGAGCTGCTCGCCAACCTCAAGAAAGCTGTTTCGGCGAACGAGTTGAATGTCATCTATGAAGTCGGACCAACGGAGGCTGCCGCAAAGCGCGGCATCCACATTCCGGGAATCCGAGTAGTGGGAGTCTTCAATAACAAGTTTGCCGTCGATATTTTTCGCCTCAGTGTGCTAGCGATGATCGAGGTGACAATTCGGTTTTATGTGACTGAGCGGGATGAGGGACATGCAACGCTGTCATGGGTCGAGCCCAGCCTCGTTCTCGCGCCATATGTCGGAGACGTTGGCAGTAGCGACGACGCAAATACGCTGCGTCAGAAAGCAGAGGAACTCGATGCTTGCTTCTCTCGGATTGCATCCGAAACTGTCCAAGGAAAATAG
- a CDS encoding sulfite exporter TauE/SafE family protein, with amino-acid sequence MLSLTGGLLGLIIGAVLGLTGAGGGIFAVPALVFGLGMDIRDAAPVALLAVGAAAALGALQGLRQGIVRYKAAIMLAAAGTVTAPLGVQLAHWLSPRWLNLVFVAIMLVVAYRMFMSSRGSQAEGDLAEVPPKVCKVSKDTDRFVWNVRTATTLGSIGVVSGLATGMLGVGGGFIIVPALAHFSELRMHSIVATSLMVIALLSAVTVFIAWSHGLSLTAPTSAFVLTALVGMAGGRVLARRVPSRMLQRVFSITCVSVAALMLMRNIG; translated from the coding sequence ATGCTCTCGCTAACGGGTGGGTTGCTGGGTCTAATCATCGGAGCCGTGCTGGGCTTGACCGGTGCAGGGGGTGGCATTTTCGCAGTGCCCGCACTGGTTTTCGGCCTGGGCATGGACATACGGGATGCGGCACCTGTGGCGCTGCTTGCCGTAGGCGCGGCAGCCGCCTTGGGTGCGTTGCAGGGGTTGCGCCAGGGCATTGTTCGGTACAAGGCCGCGATCATGTTGGCTGCGGCTGGCACCGTGACTGCCCCGCTGGGTGTGCAACTCGCCCACTGGCTTTCGCCGCGATGGCTGAACCTGGTCTTTGTGGCCATCATGCTCGTGGTGGCCTACCGGATGTTCATGTCCTCGCGCGGCTCGCAGGCCGAGGGCGACTTGGCCGAGGTGCCACCCAAGGTCTGCAAGGTCTCCAAGGACACCGACCGTTTTGTCTGGAACGTGCGTACAGCGACCACGCTGGGAAGTATCGGTGTCGTCTCCGGCCTGGCCACGGGCATGCTGGGCGTGGGCGGAGGCTTCATCATCGTTCCGGCCCTGGCGCATTTCAGCGAGTTGCGCATGCACAGCATCGTCGCCACCTCGCTCATGGTGATCGCGCTGCTGTCCGCGGTGACCGTATTCATCGCATGGAGCCATGGCTTGTCGCTGACCGCTCCTACCTCGGCATTCGTTCTTACCGCGCTGGTGGGTATGGCGGGCGGCCGCGTTCTGGCGCGAAGGGTTCCCTCAAGGATGCTGCAGCGGGTGTTCTCGATCACCTGCGTGTCCGTGGCGGCCCTCATGCTCATGCGCAATATTGGATAG
- a CDS encoding dihydrolipoyl dehydrogenase, giving the protein MQTLKVDIAIIGAGTAGVSAFNALKAAGKEVVLIDRGPLGTTCARVGCMPSKAALHAGMRWATAKELPAGATLSAQGPQDLWSHARQTRDALAGGAAERTRKAAGESLIMAEAHFVAPSILEAGDQRIEAKAFIVATGSHPVVPKSLDGVASHVLTTDTLFELEELPQRLGILGLGAIGLELGLALTRLDVQVIAADQQTTIGGIQDPEVQDRALSRFGDELPMWLDAPVDVTLEGDKVRMHTDKHEALVDRLLVVTGRQPNTEALNLQAAGIPLDKAGRPNIDAFTMRASDAPIFFAGDVQPDRPLLHEASDEGQMAAQAALTSLRGEQWQGAPRRVPITILFTDPDVCTVGISYQAAMQKDAVVGIAEGSGNGRSKILGAQDNLLRVYVEPGTGALLGASMLLTHGEHLAHLLAWAIQAKQTVNDLLAMPFYHPSIEEMLQSALKSASQQLTP; this is encoded by the coding sequence ATGCAGACACTGAAAGTAGATATAGCCATCATCGGTGCCGGAACCGCCGGCGTCTCGGCATTTAATGCGCTCAAGGCAGCGGGTAAGGAGGTCGTCCTGATTGACCGTGGACCGCTGGGGACGACATGCGCGCGCGTGGGTTGCATGCCGTCAAAGGCTGCACTGCACGCAGGCATGCGCTGGGCGACGGCCAAAGAACTGCCAGCGGGCGCCACGCTCTCGGCGCAAGGGCCCCAGGACTTGTGGTCGCATGCCCGCCAGACGCGCGATGCCCTGGCCGGCGGCGCTGCGGAGCGCACGCGCAAGGCCGCCGGTGAAAGCCTGATCATGGCGGAGGCGCACTTTGTCGCGCCAAGCATTTTGGAAGCTGGCGACCAGCGTATCGAGGCGAAGGCCTTCATCGTGGCGACCGGCTCCCATCCCGTGGTGCCCAAGTCGCTCGATGGCGTTGCCTCCCACGTCCTCACCACTGATACCCTTTTCGAGCTGGAGGAACTGCCGCAGCGCCTGGGGATTCTGGGGTTGGGAGCCATCGGCTTGGAACTGGGTTTGGCTCTGACGCGCCTGGACGTACAGGTGATCGCTGCCGACCAACAGACCACAATCGGTGGCATTCAAGATCCCGAGGTGCAGGACCGGGCGCTTTCCAGGTTTGGCGACGAGTTGCCCATGTGGCTGGACGCGCCCGTCGACGTCACCTTGGAAGGCGACAAAGTGCGCATGCACACCGACAAGCATGAGGCGCTCGTGGATCGATTGCTGGTCGTGACCGGCCGCCAGCCCAATACCGAAGCGCTTAATCTGCAAGCGGCAGGCATCCCACTGGACAAGGCTGGCCGACCGAACATCGATGCCTTCACCATGCGTGCATCGGATGCACCGATCTTCTTCGCGGGCGATGTTCAACCCGACCGTCCGCTGTTGCACGAGGCGTCCGATGAAGGCCAGATGGCGGCCCAGGCCGCGTTGACGAGCCTGCGTGGCGAACAATGGCAGGGTGCCCCGCGTCGGGTGCCGATCACCATTCTTTTCACCGACCCCGACGTGTGCACGGTCGGCATCTCCTACCAGGCCGCAATGCAAAAAGATGCCGTGGTCGGCATCGCGGAGGGCAGTGGCAACGGGCGCTCGAAGATCCTCGGTGCCCAGGACAACTTGCTGCGTGTCTACGTCGAGCCTGGCACCGGCGCTCTGCTGGGGGCCAGCATGCTGCTGACGCACGGCGAGCATCTGGCGCACCTGCTAGCCTGGGCGATCCAGGCCAAACAGACGGTCAACGACCTGCTGGCGATGCCGTTCTACCACCCCTCCATCGAGGAGATGCTTCAGAGCGCCTTGAAGTCGGCATCGCAACAACTCACCCCGTAA
- a CDS encoding DsrE family protein, whose amino-acid sequence MNQDIQNQALKVILHAPTPAALERARKNAVNLLRDAPDTELRIVLNAEAVEAALDQAHADVDAHTWVCPTTLTRIGRENRPPLQVMAGPAVVEIARMQRAGWVYIRS is encoded by the coding sequence ATGAACCAAGACATCCAGAACCAAGCATTGAAAGTGATCCTGCATGCGCCCACTCCCGCAGCACTGGAGCGCGCGCGCAAGAACGCAGTCAATCTCCTGCGTGACGCACCTGACACCGAGCTGCGCATCGTCCTCAACGCGGAGGCTGTCGAGGCCGCGCTCGATCAGGCGCACGCAGACGTGGATGCGCACACCTGGGTGTGCCCGACGACTTTGACGCGGATCGGCAGGGAGAACCGTCCGCCGCTCCAGGTGATGGCGGGCCCGGCAGTGGTCGAAATCGCGCGTATGCAGCGAGCGGGATGGGTCTACATCAGATCGTAG
- a CDS encoding LysR family transcriptional regulator: protein MELRHLRYFVVLADELHFTHAAERLHIEQPPLSRAIKELEDELGVVLFDRDRRGTRLTAAGVAFLQDSLRLFTVLEQAWENVKAVAAGLRGSLRIAVSDGATDPRLSEFLARCRAEEPEIEIRLSEVPLAEQLRGLRSGDFMIGFAHTANVGGGIVAEPIWRDPLVIAVPARHELLAHKEVTIHELGGHPLVMCDPRVCEGYSRELVKLLGPLEYRQNVVEYVTSLDMMLTLVGAGYGVGFMAATKIPVSQRPDVVIRPLAVESAIITTYLLRPDNGDVSASLERFIVRLRDGLGS, encoded by the coding sequence ATGGAACTGCGACATCTTCGCTACTTTGTCGTTTTGGCTGACGAGTTGCATTTCACGCACGCAGCGGAGCGACTGCATATCGAACAACCACCCTTGTCTCGGGCAATCAAAGAGCTGGAAGACGAACTCGGGGTCGTACTCTTTGATCGTGATCGCAGAGGAACGCGGCTGACCGCCGCAGGAGTTGCCTTCCTGCAAGACTCTCTCAGGCTTTTCACCGTTCTCGAACAAGCCTGGGAGAACGTCAAGGCTGTCGCAGCGGGTTTGCGGGGTAGCCTGCGTATCGCAGTATCCGACGGTGCGACCGATCCCCGGCTCTCTGAGTTCCTGGCCCGTTGCCGAGCCGAGGAACCGGAGATCGAAATACGCTTGTCTGAAGTTCCATTGGCCGAGCAGTTGCGAGGCCTTCGCTCTGGCGACTTCATGATCGGCTTCGCTCACACTGCGAATGTCGGCGGAGGCATCGTCGCCGAGCCAATCTGGAGAGATCCCCTGGTAATTGCCGTACCGGCCCGGCACGAACTCCTCGCTCACAAGGAAGTAACCATCCATGAACTCGGTGGTCATCCGCTCGTCATGTGCGACCCACGGGTCTGCGAAGGCTATTCCCGCGAACTGGTAAAGCTCCTTGGGCCTCTGGAATATCGGCAAAACGTCGTGGAGTATGTGACCTCACTGGACATGATGCTTACGCTGGTCGGGGCTGGCTACGGAGTCGGCTTCATGGCAGCAACCAAGATTCCGGTCAGCCAACGACCCGATGTTGTAATCCGCCCCTTAGCTGTGGAATCGGCGATCATCACAACCTATCTGCTTCGACCTGACAACGGGGATGTGTCGGCTTCACTTGAGCGATTTATCGTTCGCCTGCGCGATGGTTTGGGCAGCTAA
- a CDS encoding helix-turn-helix domain-containing protein, with the protein MQKRTVQRGRPPGTTRYEAEPAQAFGKAVRAFRMDQGIAQEELAAQAGVERSHMGKIERGEHLPSLALILKIAAALKLSGTELMAATERNIGSPVES; encoded by the coding sequence ATGCAGAAGCGTACTGTTCAACGAGGTCGTCCCCCGGGCACAACCAGATATGAAGCCGAACCAGCCCAGGCTTTCGGCAAGGCTGTGCGTGCGTTCCGTATGGACCAGGGCATTGCTCAGGAGGAACTGGCTGCACAGGCCGGAGTCGAGCGTTCGCACATGGGCAAGATCGAGCGGGGGGAGCATTTGCCCTCGTTGGCGCTGATTCTGAAGATTGCCGCAGCGCTCAAGCTGAGTGGCACCGAACTGATGGCGGCCACAGAGCGCAATATAGGCTCTCCCGTTGAGTCTTGA
- a CDS encoding substrate-binding domain-containing protein, whose amino-acid sequence MHGATIRPARLRLAVAPGVPSSHLSALLALQRAEEPEVALSLFEVAGDVLLQGLREGRYDAGMSLQGVSDPALKTQPLWAESMAVAVPPQFHLLDRAKLTIADLQDYPIYRWQAEACPPLDERLASLMPLDQENIQRVTSFEMLALWVAAGYGVGVSAQARIKQAHGWGITMRPFAEDSYQIVTYLQRARLQNDSAFDRFVRRAQQVAETAPP is encoded by the coding sequence ATGCACGGTGCCACGATCCGCCCCGCCCGTCTCAGACTTGCCGTAGCACCGGGCGTTCCGTCATCGCATCTCTCAGCGCTTCTCGCGCTACAACGCGCGGAAGAACCAGAGGTCGCCCTCTCGCTTTTTGAGGTTGCAGGCGACGTTCTGCTTCAGGGACTTCGTGAAGGCCGCTACGACGCAGGGATGTCGCTTCAGGGGGTCAGCGACCCAGCCCTCAAGACGCAACCTTTGTGGGCCGAGAGCATGGCCGTCGCCGTGCCGCCGCAGTTCCATTTACTCGACAGGGCAAAGCTCACCATCGCCGATCTCCAGGACTACCCGATCTATCGCTGGCAGGCCGAGGCTTGCCCTCCGCTGGATGAGAGGCTGGCTTCCCTCATGCCGTTGGATCAGGAGAACATCCAGCGGGTGACTTCATTCGAGATGCTGGCGCTATGGGTTGCGGCCGGCTACGGCGTCGGGGTATCCGCGCAAGCTCGCATCAAACAAGCTCATGGCTGGGGAATCACTATGCGACCATTCGCCGAGGATTCTTACCAGATCGTGACGTACCTGCAGCGCGCGCGCCTGCAAAACGATTCCGCTTTTGATCGCTTTGTACGTAGAGCACAGCAAGTCGCCGAGACAGCCCCTCCATAG